From the Peromyscus leucopus breed LL Stock chromosome 8b, UCI_PerLeu_2.1, whole genome shotgun sequence genome, one window contains:
- the C8BH17orf113 gene encoding LOW QUALITY PROTEIN: transmembrane protein C17orf113 homolog (The sequence of the model RefSeq protein was modified relative to this genomic sequence to represent the inferred CDS: inserted 10 bases in 7 codons; deleted 4 bases in 4 codons; substituted 4 bases at 4 genomic stop codons) codes for MVPPGKKPAGEASHSNEKCKPLLSEQWKEELPXLNSDXQVKLMLRLECRQALVRNKRGKARNAVAVGTNTXQHHALLHGVTSGAHRQALAANQGQPALDGPAEGEGTYGSLTTTPTSEAIKAEADLAEVAVLTTVDYVTKNVPDNQRSALLELQRFNLCQALLGTEHGEYYSPMRVRDMWVAVAGVLHTEACQHLKACPYVGLVLEETRDWAESHTLSLLATLVSPCDGQPATTFFGSVELQEGEAIACPHLDILQVFGISAPKLAWLNSSLPCNGLGSVGLQLRATCPLLMDLHCLPGPTYPKPPVYLGEYESIXALFYLHGDPSSHMIPELRAALDRAAIDLADPRPVCWSSVLPIVEVVAEAWPCLVRICPGLPGWTAAALASPYASSQFTSVAFNPTLLYALPLVQKLALVLQHKDPDLVLLQPVVMAGTASLQAQRGXQGFLQXLAISEPAPNTGLLLGLLGNSRASLLGLGRLQEAFRGSIRRAWGVPFPRLSLDAVAMIFDWGTHGQEALXVLLQGTGAPAXLGDFVFFKRMVASLGRLCPRALXAKLACVHFELYEFFPNFSSLVLVLPLDAGLLGKVGSAXQVAWWGQSGPGXGHGGHMVKITIHAAPHCMSGALRK; via the exons ATGGTGCCCCCCGGGAAGAAGCCCGCTGGAGAGGCCTCCCACTCCAACGAGAAGTGCAAGCCACTCCTCAGTGAGCAGTGGAAGGAGGAGCTTCCCTGACTGAACTCTG GACAAGTGAAGCTGATGCTCCGTCTAGAATGTCGCCAGGCCCTGGTGCGCAACAAGCGTGGCAAAGCCAGGAATGCCGTCGCGGTGGGCACTAACA TCCAACACCATGCCCTGCTGCATGGTGTCACCTCAGGCGCTCACCGCCAGGCTCTGGCAGCCAACCAGGGTCAGCCCGCTCTGGACGGCCCTGCT GAGGGTGAAGGGACCTACGGCAGCCTGACAACCACTCCCACCTCTGAGGCCATCAAGGCGGAGGCAGACCTAGCTGAGGTGGCTGTGCTGACCACTGTGGACTATGTGACTAAAAATGTGCCTGATAACCAACGTTCTGCCCTGCTCGAGCTGCAGAGGTTCAACCTGTGTCAGGCACTGCTGGGCACAGAGCATGGTGAATACTACAGCCCCATGAGGGTGAGGGATATGTGG GTGGCTGTTGCCGGTGTCTTGCACACAGAGGCCTGTCAGCACCTGAAAGCATGTCCATATGTGGGGTTGGTGTTAGAAGAGACCAGGGACTGGGCAGAGTCCCATACTCTGTCCCTGTTGGCCACTTTGGTGTCCCCATGTGATGGCCAACCCGCTACCACT TTTTTTGGCAGTGTAGAGCTACAGGAGGGTGAGGCTATCGCTTGCCCACACCTAGACATCCTACAGGTTTTTGGCATATCTGCACCCAAACTGGCCTGGCTCAATTCAAGCCTCCCCTGTAACGGACTGGGGAGTGTTGGCCTGCAGCTCAGGGCCACTTGCCCATTGCTCATGGATCTTCACTGTCTCCCTGGCCCGACATACCCTAAGCCCCCTGTCTATCTGGGTGAATATGAGAGCAT TGCCTTGTTCTATCTGCATGGTGACCCCAGTTCCCACATGATCCCTGAGCTCCGCGCAGCCTTGGACCGTGCAGCTATTGACTTGGCGGATCCTCGGCCAGTATGCTGGTCCTCTGTGTTGCCCATTGTGGAAGTAGTGGCTGAGGCCTGGCCTTGCTTGGTGCGCATTTGCCCTGGCCTCCCCGGGTGGACGGCTGCTGCACTGGCCTCA CCATATGCCAGTTCCCAATTCACTTCCGTAGCCTTCAACCCCACGCTGCTCTACGCTCTGCCTTTGGTGCAGAAGCTTGCCCTGGTCCTGCAGCACAAAGACCCGGACCTGGTCTTGCTGCAGCCGGTGGTGATGGCAGGCACAGCTTCGCTGCAAGCTCAGCGGG tccagggcttcctgcagTAACTGGCGATTTCTGAGCCCGCCCCTAACACggggctgctgctggggctgctAGGCAACTCCAGGGCTTCTCTGCTAGGCTTGGGGCGCCTCCAGGAAGCTTTCCGGGGTTCCATTCGC CGCGCGTGGGGTGTGCCCTTCCCCAGACTCTCTTTGGATGCGGTGGCGATGATCTTCGATTGGGGCACGCACGGCCAGGAGGCTCTTTGAGTGCTGCTGCAGGGCACTGGTGCACCAG TGCTGGGCGACTTCGTGTTCTTCAAACGCATGGTGGCCAGCCTCGGGCGCCTCTGCCCACGGGCTCTGTGAGCCAAGCTGGCGTGCGTACATTTTGAGCTGTACGAATTCTTCCCTAACTTCTCCTCCCTAGTCTTGGTGCTGCCCTTGGACGCGGGGCTGCTGGGCAAGGTGGGCAGCGC GCAAGTTGCGTGGTGGGGACAGAGCGGCCCGGG GGGCCATGGTGGCCACATGGTGAAGATCACGATCCATGCCGCCCCCCACTGCATGAGTGGAGCTCTTAGAAAGTAG